Within the Sarcophilus harrisii chromosome 2, mSarHar1.11, whole genome shotgun sequence genome, the region AGAAGGTTGTCTTCAAGGTAGTGGGGGGACATAATTCctaagcaaaatattaaaaagccaTTAGACACCTAAATAAACACCTAAATgatctaaaaattagaattcactGAGGATCTTTCTAAGTAGATCAAATTCTCCTAGAAAATAGTGACCTGGAATGAACCTTAGAAACCAACCGAGATCTACTTTGATACCATGAGTTATCACTATACTCTGGTCCTCTGGATTTATcccaatctaaaattatattagagGAGTCCTAGATTCTTTGAAATAGGGCCTGAGGACCCATTAAAGATTCATGGATATATCACCTAGTTATAACAGAGTAGTGTATTTCCCATAAAGTTTGAACTAGTTCAAAACTCAAAGGTCATGACTGATACAATGCTGATCTAGAAAAGCAACTTTccattcccaccccacccccacctcttcaaaatacacataaatcTTTTTATTCCCTGACAATCCATAACTTTTTTCAATCTTATAACTCTAAAGAAGGTCATATGAGATTTAAGGCAGAAATCACTAACTTAAATTATGTGCCATCCTACTGGCCCCCAAATCTAATGTAGGAGGGATTTGAGATTTAGGACAGGCACCTCCAATTATAAAAGGGTAGAGAGAGCAAATATAAGTTAATGGCAGGTAGATGAGACAATGACCAACTGAAGTGCTACTCAAGATTGGCCCTCATGCCATCCTGTACTATGTGGGTTATGGATTGCCAACCAGTGACTCCTTAGGATCAAAGTGCACAATAAAATAGTACTTTTATGGTCCAATCACACATATATCTCTAATTCTTCCATGTTAAAAACTTGAACTTTCTGTAAAGAGCCCAAATCTTCCTGAAAGGTATTGCTGAGGCCAAACTGCTTCCAATAGGACTTACAGAGAAGGTGCGGTGGAGGGAAGTATCAGTCCAAGGACCTATAGGCCACCCCAGTCCACTAGTAGTACCATGGTTCCCCCTCAGATCATCTAAACCTGTGTGACTAAAGGGACCCAAGGAACCAAGGCTCTGGCACTCCTCAAGATAGAGATACTCAGCTTCAGTATCTCCAGGTATAGAGTAAAAGctactatttttccaaattcactgTTCTGGGCTAGGCCCTCATTCTGGGACCTAAACAGGACAGGAGGGAGTAAAGTATATTTACTTGCCCAACCAATTTCAGGCTAATCAGTGGAAATGCCCCAGAGTCTTGGCCTTCACCCAAACCCCAACATGACCCTCTCCTGGTGGTTTCACAAGGCCGCCTGATTGAGCAGGGGATGAAATTAGTGAAACCCCCAGGTTCTACAGCCAAATCTGACGATATCTAGGCTGGAATCCCCTAGATGGGAGCCCCCAGCCCCCGGATGGAAATCTGAACGCTCTTTGGGGGGAAGAGCCTCCTTGCTGCCCTGCCAGTAATTGGACTGGCAAATTAGGCTGGATTCACATAGGGAtctccccacccccgccccaaACCGATACGGAGGAGAAGAGGTGGGCAAAATGATTGGGGACAGACTCCTGGAGGGAGCAGCCAGGGGCTCGACTAGCCCATCTCAGGAGAACAAAAGCGGAGCTTCAGCCGCTGCCTCGGCTGCCGGCGGGCCGAGCTCTTTGTGACACTTTGTTTGGGACTCAGAGAGAAACagtccttcccccacccccatctcttccctcccacccccacatCCCAGAGCGGAGAGGTCGGATCCTCACCCCCTCCCTAACCCCAGGCCCTACCTACCTGTGCCCCGGATCGCCCACCAACCCCCGGCTCCCCAACCCCGCCAGCCCCGCGCCCCCGGCTCCTCTccactcctcttccctccccGCCCCTCCGGGCCCCTACAAAGACGCTCGCTCCCCCTCGCCTGGCCCTTCCTCCTGGGTCCCCGCTCCCCGCGCCGCCGGGACCTGGACCCCACCTCTCTCTGGGCCCCCAGCTTCCCGGGCCTCCCCGGCCGGCCCCCGCTTTGGGAGCTCTGGGCGAAGTTTGCTCGGGGCCGAGCCGgcgcccctcccccgcccccgccccctgcACCTGCTCCGAGCTGGGCGCGGGGagcgcccccccccccgggcGGGGGGGGTAAGTAAGGGGCCTGGGGCGGGAGCCGGGATGGCGGATGAGGTGGGGGGGGAGTGAGAACGGGAGGGGGGAGAGGCTACTCACGAGCCCGGGGCGGCGGCAgagcgggcgggcgggcggcggGCCGGCGGCGCGGGCGTCAGCGTTACGTGGGGCCGGGGGAGATGCGCTGGGCCCCGGCCCCCCCGCCCCCGGCCGGGCCcggcccccgccccctccccctccttcggtccccccgcccccgcccctgGCCCGCATTGTGTGGGGCAGGAGGCGGCCCCGGCCATTAGCATGCGGGGGGCGGCGCGGCCGGGCTGGGAGCCGAGCGGGAATAAGAGCGGGGTCCCAGGGACTGGGGAGATAGGGCTAGGCACCTCGGTGTTGGGCAAAGAGAGCCAGGAGCCAAGGAGATGGAGTGAGGTTGGAAGATGGGGGCGCCTTTCTGGGGAGGGACCAGGTGATAAGGCTCAAaggatgaggtttttttttttaaaggtcatcagcctttctctctctctctctgtctctcacacacacacacacactcacacacacgcacgcacgctCACacacagcccccccccccccccccccccccttcccccgccTTGTATCCCGGCAAGACTGCCCCTTACCAGGCATTTAGTTTCTCATCATTTATCTGCATAGTGTATAAGTGTgagtgtgtgcgcgcgcgcgcgtgtcTAATCTAGTCCCTCTTAAACTGCGTTTTAGTGGTTATATTTTGTACCCATCACCAACCTCCAACCACACCTTGGTAATcttcaaagttaaaaaatatcATAGCTAGTTTACAGTTATATttataaagctattattaaatgtTGTAATAATGGCTGTCCTCCCGGTATTGGTCCCAGTGTGATTCTCATATATCGCAATTCTAGGCCGTTGAGGAGCTGAACACAGCTATCATACTTACATATTACTACCCTGCAGGCAGTTGTACATCCTTTCTCCACCTCCCGACGCCCCTACATCCCCATATACAGCCCCACAAACAGGTGCCCAATCCCAATCataatctttccaggattttgaACTATAGGGAAAACATCACACTGAAACTACAGAAGAAAGAGCCTGGGGATAAGGTGTGGTGAGGGATAGCTGTTCCAGGACTAGGGAATAGGaaaagggagtgggggggggggggggggggagggagaggggaggaaaggagaaggaccTGATGGAAAAAACTGCCAATAAAGGACAGACATAGGCCACAATGTGGATATTATCTTCTGCTTGTGTTTTCAGTCTGGAATGGTGGAATTTAGCAGGTGAATATGGGAGTAAAAACTAGCAGTAAAGTACTGAGACTGAGAAGAAGCAGCTAGTTGTAGTGGAAATAAACAGCATTGGATTGAAAGCCAAGTGTTCTGGATTCCAGTTTTTACTCTACTACTTCCTTTCTATGTGATCTTAGGAAAATGAATTAACCTTTCTGACCCTCagatttttttaatctgcaaaattatagggggtgggaagggagttgaattagatgatctttaaggtttaTTCTAGCCCTAACATTTTATTATAAGATTTTTTAGCTGGGAGAAACTTTGAAGTCTTTCTTGCAGTTGTTTTGCAGACGAACAAGCTGGGGACTCCAGAGgtcaagtaatttttttcagtcatacaGGTCACAAGTAGTATAGTAATAATCTGAACCAagattttgattccaaatccagtgctcattCCACTATGCAAAAAGATGAGGTTACCAACCTGAGAATCAATTCCTCTCATTTAAGCTCAGGCTATTAAGTACTAGAAAAAGTAAGAACAATAAATACACAAATCCAAAATCTAGGTTTGAGCAGACTAGCCTGGCTCCAATATGGGGTACTTACTCAAGTCATGTTCCTGAAAGAATCTGGAGGGTGGAGAAAACAGCTTCCTTTCCTACTTATTTCGATTAGGTAGATAGAAGGaagtgggaaagagggagagaataagcAGAATATTTGTGAGATTAAATTCTAGTCTAGTTCACGGAGAGGATAGGTGCTAATAGGTGACGATAGATCTAGAGATCTGGAAAAATGGGGATTGAGGAAATGGAGATGAAGAGAGACTGATTAGGGAGatgaatatatagaaaataaaaatggaggcaTATGTGCCAGGGAAGTCTGTTGGAAGGCTTGTGACTTCCCAACCTTAGTTATCTCCCTTCCCTCCAGCAAGTCACAAGAACTTTTACCCTGGCCCCACCCTGCCCTTGACAATCCTTTCATGAAGGGACAGGAGTGTTCTTCAAGCTTTTCATTCCCTGGAATCCACATTATCAGAACAGCCAACTGTTTCCTGCCCATCTGAAGAAGTCACCAGAGCTTCGGTATGTTTGAGTCAGAGAACTTAAGCTCCTGGAGGCAATTATAGGTTGAAACTAAGTAGGTGGGTAGCTGAGGCAGTAGGCTAAGGCTAGGGACAAGCAAGACTTGTCCTTCTGTAAGCTTAACCTAGAAAAGGGATAACTTCTCTGATCTAGATGACCCTGGGCCCGGTAGAGTGGAACAGTGTTATGTCCCTGGGGCTAAAGCTGTGAGGTCCCTCTAGGTTCCAGCAAAGtcatggaggagagagagatccTGCCTGCGGAAGAGAGGCAAGTAGTTCGGGAAGAAAAGTTGAGGCATTGGGCCCAACACAGAGAGAGTGGACGTCTCCTGGTGTTATCGGTGAGATTAGACTTCCccaactccttcattccctccacAACTCCTTACATAGTGTGCCCCCCACCCCAAGAATTACTccacctctcctttccctttctccagatTCCTTCCTCACCAtacccttccccctctttctatCTGCACCTCAGGAATGAGAGAAGCTAGGctttggtacagtggaaagagagcCCTAATCAGTAGTTAAGAGATGTGGATTCAAAACCTGGCTCCAACTCAGCTgtatgacactgagcaagtcatttcccctctgagagcttcagcttcctcatatataaaatgcagGGGGAAaaactctcttcttcctttctcctggtttctTCCCCACCAcacccttccccctctttctacCTGCCCTTCAGGAATGAGAGAGGCTGGGtttggtacagtgaaaagaaagcCCTAGATCAGTAGTTAAGACATGTGGATTCAAGACCTGGCTCCAActcagctgtgtgacactgagcaagtcacttcccctctgagcgcttcagctttttcatctataaaacagaggggaaaaaaactatttcacAGGAATACGTAAGTAAAATATCTGACAAACCTTaactactatataaatgtgagctattgttaTGAAGAGCACAAAAGCAGACAAAAGTGAAAACTACCACTTGTTATAACCCTATCTGTCCTCTCCTTGCCCTCCCAAATCAGGTGAGCCAGCTCTGGATGGCAGTGGCTTCTGTATCCTTTGCTGTTTCCATTTCTTGCCTGGAATCAGACTGCCACATGAATGTAGCACTACCCCTGTGGCCAGGAGTTTCGGTGAGACCCAGGGAGTGTGAGGGGAGAGTTCAAGGAGTCATCCCTTGCCATACCAAGGCAACAACCCAACATTAACCATTCTTAACCTTCAGGGTCTCCTTACTGGGATCCTGACACTAGAACTTCGAAGAACACCCCGCCTCTGGAAGGTGAGTAGGGGTCCTGATCACAGAATTCTCCAGATACTATTGGGCTCATGACTAAACTTGTAGGAGATCCATGAAATCAGTGTTTCCACTTCTCAGTACAGATGGCTAAGAGGAAAGAGTGAGACAGATTGCTGGGGTAAAGGCTCAAGGTTAAAGATGGGGAGAAAGTGGTGGACCATATAATCTGGGCTGGGTGATCTGCTCCTTGTCTTGGACAGGATTGGATTAAATTCACTCTCTGGCAGGTGAGAGCTATGATGATACTGAATTTATTTGGAATGATCCTGGGACTTGTGGTGGTGGTAGTCCAGGGAATCAAGCTGGCCTTGGGTCCACTACAATCAACTTCCTACCAGGTACcatgaaaggggaaaagacaTGAATAAAAGTGATTAGAAGAGAGGCTGGGAGGAGTAGGGGGCAGGGAGAGTTATTCTGTGGAAAGGGGAAACTGCAAGTACCATCCCAGACTCCATCTGCCTGCAGTGGGTTGGCTTGCTGATCCTGGAATTGAGTGCAGAGGCCTACATCCTAGGTGGAGCTCTAGCCTCTGCCTTTTCCCTACTCCTGCTGAGCCAAAGAAAGCCAGGATGCTGTGGTGTTCGGAGACTGCGCTACCAGGAGCTACAAGAGGTACGAGATCTGAAGAAGGTGATGGGGCAACTGAATGCTTTTTTCTGCTCAGTGACATTTAAGGGGAAAGGATAGGCTTCTGGGCAGGGCTGTGATGAAGAGTAGCAAAACCGGAGCAGGAAAAGTCTGGGCCTCCCAGTCCTAATCCATCACTGTCTGGCTATCTAGTTCCAGCCATGCTATATCTaacttggggggaggggagagggttGGAAGCAGCCAATATTTCCgagtaagaaatagagaaagcagGAGAGCTGCTCAGTCCAATTTCTAGTTCAATTTTCTCCCCTTACCAGCTGCTCTTATCCTGACCAAGCACCACTGTGTCTCCCTTTCAGGGCCTATCAGAAATGGAAGAAGTTAAAGGTACTGAAAATATTCCCTCTACAGCTTGCGCAGCAAATGAATGAATCCGGAAAGTGGAACAGAGGAGTATTTCTAGAATGCTTTTTAAGGATGGACCAAATAGTCCTTGATCACCCTGTACAGACACTGATGCCAGAGGAACGGAAGAGGAATggctcctctccttccccacaccTGAGATCTTAGCCTCCTGAAATCTCCTTCAGCAACCAATTTTGCCTGGGAGGTTGGAATCCAACCAGACTTACAAGAATGTCACCCAGGGAGGTGACCACTTCTTCAACTTGGCTCAAGCATGGCCATGggcttttccctttcccctacccaAGCAGATATGCTCTTGAAACTGAGTTTTCCTTCCTCAAGGGGATGATACTAACTGCCTCAATTCATCATCCTGCGAAAGGTCCCTTATTGCATCCTGAATTCCCCTCACACCTGTTGCTGTTCCAGTTCATGTATTTATCCCTCCGCAAGCCATAGTCTGATGCATCCAGCTCTCAATCTATCCCTTTTCCTCCATGCATTCCCTTCCATCCTCATCCATTCTTCCTGCcaatttccctcctccccccccccccccctccatgaTCCCATTCATCACATTCCAGCCTTTTACAATTCAACACCTTCCCCCATCAGCCGCAACTTGCCCAGTCCTTTggtaagaaagaaagcaaagaactACAAATCCCAGCAGATGCCCTTACCGCTTTGCATGCTGGGAAATAAAGGTCCTCTGTGCAACTGGGGGCGATATGG harbors:
- the TMEM253 gene encoding transmembrane protein 253; this translates as MEEREILPAEERQVVREEKLRHWAQHRESGRLLVLSVSQLWMAVASVSFAVSISCLESDCHMNVALPLWPGVSGLLTGILTLELRRTPRLWKVRAMMILNLFGMILGLVVVVVQGIKLALGPLQSTSYQWVGLLILELSAEAYILGGALASAFSLLLLSQRKPGCCGVRRLRYQELQEGLSEMEEVKGTENIPSTACAANE